One window from the genome of Halomicrobium zhouii encodes:
- a CDS encoding TIGR00725 family protein, whose translation MRVAVIGGGTCTDEEDDLAREVGELLGRRDHTVVCGGLGGVMEGVCEGAKREGGETIGILPTERRADANEFVDTAVATGLGHGRNHLVVLNGDAVIAVDGGPGTLSEIGFAGVYDRPIAGLGTHRIDGVDYIREVENPTEAVDYVESEE comes from the coding sequence ATGCGCGTTGCAGTCATCGGCGGCGGCACCTGTACGGACGAGGAGGACGATCTGGCCCGCGAGGTCGGTGAACTGCTCGGCCGGCGCGACCACACCGTGGTCTGCGGCGGCCTCGGCGGCGTGATGGAGGGGGTCTGCGAGGGCGCGAAGCGAGAGGGTGGCGAGACGATCGGTATCCTCCCGACGGAGCGCCGGGCTGACGCAAACGAGTTCGTCGACACCGCCGTCGCGACCGGCCTGGGCCACGGCCGGAACCACCTCGTCGTGCTCAACGGCGACGCGGTGATCGCCGTCGACGGCGGCCCGGGGACGCTCTCGGAGATCGGCTTCGCCGGCGTCTACGACCGCCCGATAGCGGGGCTCGGGACCCACCGGATCGACGGCGTCGACTACATCCGGGAGGTCGAGAATCCCACCGAGGCCGTCGACTACGTGGAATCGGAGGAGTGA
- a CDS encoding beta-ketoacyl-ACP reductase, translating into MLDGQTCLVTGSSRGIGRGIAEDLGEHGAEVVVNYRSSEEAAHDVVDAIEESGGTAIAAQGDISKYEDMEALAERVHDAFGPLDVLVNNAGITVDKKFDNMTKEDWDAVIDVNLGGVFNVTHCFWDDIKRSETGRLINVSSVVGQQGNYGQANYATTKSGLFGFTRTLALELASTGSTANCVAPGFVATDMLEEVPKRVQEKILRRIPLDRFATIDDIAPVIRFMASEDSSYMTGQIIGVNGGMEW; encoded by the coding sequence ATGTTGGACGGACAGACCTGTCTGGTCACGGGGTCGTCTCGCGGCATCGGGCGCGGGATCGCCGAGGACCTGGGCGAACACGGGGCCGAGGTCGTGGTGAACTACCGGTCCTCGGAGGAGGCGGCCCACGACGTCGTCGACGCCATCGAGGAGTCGGGCGGCACAGCGATCGCCGCCCAGGGCGACATCTCGAAGTACGAGGACATGGAGGCGCTGGCCGAGCGAGTACACGACGCGTTCGGGCCACTCGACGTGCTCGTCAACAACGCCGGCATCACCGTCGACAAGAAGTTCGACAACATGACCAAGGAGGACTGGGACGCCGTCATCGACGTCAATTTGGGGGGCGTGTTCAACGTCACCCACTGCTTCTGGGACGACATCAAACGCTCCGAGACGGGCCGGCTGATCAACGTCTCCTCCGTCGTCGGCCAGCAGGGCAACTACGGCCAGGCCAACTACGCCACCACGAAATCGGGGCTATTCGGCTTCACCCGGACGCTCGCGCTGGAACTCGCGAGCACCGGGTCGACCGCAAACTGCGTCGCCCCCGGGTTCGTCGCGACGGATATGCTGGAGGAAGTGCCCAAGCGCGTCCAGGAGAAGATCCTCCGCCGCATTCCCCTCGATCGGTTCGCCACCATCGACGACATCGCGCCGGTGATCCGCTTTATGGCCAGCGAAGATTCGAGTTACATGACTGGTCAGATCATCGGGGTGAATGGGGGGATGGAGTGGTAG